Proteins co-encoded in one Thermomicrobiales bacterium genomic window:
- a CDS encoding Xaa-Pro peptidase family protein, with translation MAHIRLPDSEYAARRKKILETIGERGMTGLVLFNPNKVGYFSRFSFIQTERPMAYVLTANRSELLIPMLEREHAAEYAIADSIVPYPEYPGERHPLEFLKDILIDMGLGNAGIGVDSDGYGQVYGYRGPKVSDLLPDATITSVNDDIEYMQMINTEAELNLIRESCKWGNLAHQYLQDFSEVGVGETDISLRASLRASLEMMQELGSEYRPMTMGLPASAGFRGQVGKDSALPHAISSNVKLQEGDILVTGAGAAVWGYGSELERTMVMGEPNKEQEKYFNHMFALQTLAMDAIKPGVSCSAVDHEVMRYFREHDLLDTWRHHTGHAKSQLIHEAPFLDVGDDRIIEVGMVFTVEPGVYVPGLGGFRHSDTVAVTETGIEMLTFYPRDLESLTIKV, from the coding sequence ATGGCGCACATCCGACTTCCCGACAGTGAATATGCTGCCCGTCGCAAGAAGATCCTCGAGACGATCGGCGAACGGGGGATGACGGGGCTGGTCCTGTTCAATCCCAACAAGGTTGGCTACTTCAGCCGGTTCAGCTTCATTCAGACTGAGCGGCCGATGGCCTACGTCCTGACCGCCAACCGTTCGGAGCTGCTGATCCCCATGCTGGAGCGCGAGCACGCCGCCGAGTACGCGATCGCCGACTCGATCGTGCCATACCCGGAGTATCCTGGCGAACGGCATCCGCTCGAATTCCTCAAGGACATCCTGATCGATATGGGACTCGGCAACGCGGGGATCGGCGTCGACTCCGACGGCTACGGGCAGGTCTACGGATATCGCGGGCCGAAGGTCAGTGATCTGCTGCCGGACGCGACCATCACGAGCGTCAACGACGATATCGAATACATGCAAATGATCAACACCGAGGCGGAGCTCAACCTCATCCGCGAGAGCTGCAAGTGGGGCAATCTCGCGCACCAGTACCTCCAGGATTTCTCCGAGGTCGGCGTCGGCGAGACCGATATCTCGCTTCGCGCGTCCCTCAGGGCGAGCCTGGAGATGATGCAGGAGCTCGGTTCGGAGTACCGTCCGATGACAATGGGACTGCCGGCCAGCGCCGGGTTCCGCGGCCAGGTCGGCAAGGATTCCGCGCTGCCGCATGCCATCTCAAGCAACGTCAAGCTGCAGGAGGGCGACATTCTGGTGACCGGCGCTGGCGCGGCGGTCTGGGGCTACGGCAGCGAGCTCGAGCGGACGATGGTCATGGGCGAGCCGAACAAGGAGCAGGAGAAGTACTTCAACCACATGTTCGCGCTCCAGACGCTGGCGATGGACGCGATCAAGCCTGGCGTCTCCTGCTCCGCGGTGGACCACGAGGTCATGCGCTATTTCCGAGAGCACGACTTGCTCGATACCTGGCGGCACCACACCGGCCACGCCAAGTCGCAGCTCATCCACGAAGCGCCCTTCCTCGACGTCGGCGATGACCGGATCATCGAGGTCGGGATGGTCTTCACTGTCGAGCCGGGCGTCTACGTGCCGGGGCTCGGCGGCTTCCGCCACTCAGACACAGTCGCTGTCACAGAGACCGGCATCGAAATGCTGACGTTCTATCCGCGTGACCTGGAGAGCCTGACGATCAAGGTCTGA
- a CDS encoding serine hydrolase: protein MTDIERDARALIDAFDGDAAFFAQNLLTGEEVGFRADSVMPTASTIKLLVLAEVIRQAEAGQFALDDPLPMISEDQSGGSGILKDLSPATLLTIRDHATLMIALSDNTSTMALVRLAGRARIEQAGQEWGMTATTLPIDRAPDGDARDYAASTPRDIVHLLQLIATDALVSPAASATVRDILVTQQYHDQIGRYLPYNQYQRVGAAHEGPIVVRSKSGFMTDSNGAVRVDAGIIEISGVPRYVLCLMTEHHPDMGFGPEHPGAIVNGRISRLIFDAWGGTMDVP from the coding sequence GTGACCGATATCGAGAGGGATGCCCGAGCACTGATCGATGCGTTCGACGGCGATGCCGCATTCTTCGCGCAGAACTTGCTGACAGGCGAGGAGGTCGGATTTCGTGCCGACTCGGTGATGCCAACCGCCTCGACGATCAAGCTGCTGGTGCTGGCCGAAGTCATCCGTCAAGCTGAGGCCGGGCAGTTTGCGCTGGATGACCCACTACCGATGATCTCCGAGGATCAGTCGGGTGGGTCGGGCATTCTGAAAGACCTTTCGCCGGCCACGCTCCTGACGATCCGCGACCACGCAACCCTGATGATCGCGCTCTCGGACAACACCTCGACGATGGCGCTCGTCCGGCTGGCCGGTCGAGCGCGAATCGAGCAGGCCGGCCAGGAATGGGGCATGACCGCGACCACGTTGCCGATCGACCGCGCGCCCGACGGCGACGCGCGCGACTACGCGGCCAGCACGCCACGAGACATCGTTCACCTGCTGCAGCTGATCGCGACCGATGCGCTCGTCTCACCGGCCGCATCCGCGACCGTCCGCGACATCCTTGTCACCCAGCAGTATCACGACCAGATCGGTCGTTACCTGCCCTACAACCAGTATCAGCGGGTCGGAGCGGCACACGAGGGGCCGATCGTCGTGCGATCGAAGAGCGGTTTCATGACGGACTCGAACGGCGCGGTGCGAGTGGACGCCGGAATCATCGAGATCTCCGGCGTCCCGCGATATGTTCTCTGTCTGATGACCGAGCATCACCCGGACATGGGGTTCGGGCCAGAGCACCCGGGCGCGATCGTGAATGGACGCATCTCGCGACTGATCTTCGACGCCTGGGGTGGAACGATGGATGTGCCCTAG
- the nhaA gene encoding Na+/H+ antiporter NhaA — protein sequence MRDVARQFDVTASATPRIDRVLAPFRAFTGTAAAGGILLFVATVVALIWANSPWRDSYADLWATKLSIQVGGYGLEKTLTHWINDGLMVVFFFVVGLEIKREILVGELASPQQAAFPIVAAAGGAIVPAAIYLAFNIGTDASRGWGVPMATDIAFALGVLAVLGSRVPIGLKVFVTALAIVDDLIAVLVIAVAYTEAVAWDYLIGGLVILGLAFVLNWLHVIRPIAYLIVGVIVWLAFVKSGVHATIAGVLMALAIPARTRINTGEFLGRGRALLADFEAAAAPGAHILTNKDHQAALYEMETTADLVQSPMQRLEHALHPWVAFLIVPLFALANSGIALGAELGHTLTSPIALGIILGLVIGKQIGVTLTVLGMTRFGFASLPDGVTFRQIYAVSWIAGIGFTMSLFVAELAFLNNSDLAAAKAAILVASLIAGTAGYVLLRLAFRLDVTD from the coding sequence ATGCGCGATGTCGCTCGCCAATTCGACGTGACCGCGTCGGCCACGCCGCGTATCGATCGCGTCCTTGCCCCATTTCGCGCCTTTACCGGCACGGCTGCGGCAGGCGGAATTCTGCTTTTTGTTGCTACCGTCGTCGCGCTGATTTGGGCGAACTCCCCGTGGCGTGATTCATATGCCGATCTCTGGGCGACGAAGCTATCGATCCAGGTTGGTGGCTATGGATTGGAAAAGACGCTAACCCACTGGATCAATGACGGCCTGATGGTCGTCTTCTTCTTCGTTGTCGGACTCGAGATCAAGCGTGAGATCCTCGTCGGCGAGCTCGCGTCGCCACAGCAGGCAGCATTTCCGATCGTCGCGGCAGCCGGAGGCGCAATAGTCCCTGCCGCAATATATCTCGCATTCAATATTGGCACGGATGCCTCCCGTGGCTGGGGTGTGCCAATGGCGACAGATATCGCCTTTGCGCTCGGTGTCCTCGCTGTACTCGGTAGTCGTGTCCCGATCGGCTTGAAAGTCTTCGTGACCGCGCTTGCCATTGTCGATGATCTGATCGCAGTGCTTGTCATCGCAGTCGCCTATACCGAGGCAGTAGCTTGGGATTATCTTATCGGCGGACTGGTGATTCTCGGCCTTGCGTTCGTGCTTAACTGGCTGCACGTCATTCGGCCGATAGCCTATCTCATTGTCGGCGTCATCGTCTGGCTGGCATTCGTGAAATCCGGCGTCCACGCGACGATTGCTGGTGTGCTGATGGCGCTGGCGATCCCCGCGCGGACGCGGATCAACACGGGGGAGTTTCTCGGTCGTGGCCGTGCGCTGCTCGCTGACTTCGAAGCGGCTGCTGCGCCCGGCGCGCACATCTTAACCAACAAGGATCACCAGGCAGCACTCTACGAGATGGAGACGACCGCGGACCTGGTCCAGTCGCCGATGCAACGGCTGGAACACGCGCTACATCCGTGGGTCGCGTTTCTGATCGTGCCACTGTTCGCGCTAGCGAATAGTGGCATCGCCCTTGGAGCGGAACTCGGTCACACTCTGACGAGCCCGATTGCTCTTGGAATCATCCTCGGTCTCGTCATTGGGAAGCAGATCGGCGTCACCCTGACTGTGTTAGGGATGACACGCTTCGGCTTTGCGTCACTCCCGGATGGGGTCACGTTTCGACAGATTTATGCTGTCAGCTGGATTGCTGGCATCGGTTTCACAATGTCGCTCTTTGTTGCCGAACTGGCGTTTCTCAACAATAGTGACCTGGCGGCTGCCAAGGCCGCCATTCTTGTTGCGTCTCTGATTGCGGGCACGGCCGGCTACGTCCTCCTGCGGCTCGCTTTCCGCCTGGATGTGACCGACTAG